GGCCTCACTCCAGATCTCATGGTATGCCGACCAGAGAACATAACCCAACAGAACGAAGCCGCTCAGTGCAAGTGCGGCAAGTGCAAGCCACAACTGATGTCCAGGCCGGGATTTTTTTTGCGGCACGTCTCGCATCGCCCGATATCTTTATAGTTTTGTTAAGCAGATTCTGATTTAGCCTCTGCCGAATTGCAATCTTGAATCACCGGAATGCGAGGCTTTTGCTGCTCATACTGGAGAAAACGACAAAGAACATCGGTATTGCTCTTTCTTTCCCGATAAGTTTGAGCAAGATTGCTGACAAGTGCCCAATCTTCAAGAGGAATACTCGCCGGGAAAAGCGTATCGCCATCAAACGGGCGGTCGATACGCGTCAGATAGAAACGCTGGCAGTAAGGCCAGGCCGCAGCGTAAACCGAGGCACCACCAATCACGAAAACCGGCTTCCCTGTGGCTGCCGCGGTCAACAAACCTTCCTCGACGGAATTGACACGCGTACAACCAGGCCGCAAACGGAGATTGGTTTGTCGTGTCACGATGAACGAGTCCTCCGGGACAACATCCATCGATTCATAGGTCAAACGACCAATAACCAGCGCGGCCCCGGCTACCGTCCGCTCGAAAAAAGCGAGCTCCTCCGGAATATCCCAGGGCAACCATCCATCCAGACCCAGCATGCCGTTGCTGGCCACGGCGGCAATGGCAGAAATCATGACCGCATCTTCGCCCATTGCTCCCGTGTCATTGAGAGAGAAATGGCCGGCGTCCCCTGACCGTTGTAAACATGCGGTTTGTGTATTGAAATGAAGGCCGACGTAACAATCGCAATCGAGAAAATCGCATCCATCACCTCAAGGATGCTCGATTCAAGGCATTCGCAATGCGCATTTTCTTCAAGCCGGCGAATGGCCAGAAAAATGACCTCATAATCGACAACCTGCCGGATATCGTGCGGATTCGCAACGGCATCAATCGGAGCCCAGGCATCGGCGTGAACGACAACCGCCTGCGGGCCGTGCTTTTCAAGCGGATTGCAGCCCGTCCGCAATTGAATTGTGGCATCGACAGATGCACACCAGTGATTGGCTAACACGTACAAACTCCTTTAATTCGCCCGATCATCGAGAGCTGGCCGAAGATACCAGAGGCATCGTTTTCGGTAAAAACAAAATGGCGCACCAGGCGCCATTTCAAATGCAGGGAGAATCTGTCTATGCCGTCACATTGAGCAATGTTCCAGTCGTCTGGCCCGATGAATTGACGACAGGGGCCGGACTTTGCCCCCCGGCTTCGGCGGTATCCGTCGGCGTAGAAGCAAGCTGGTTGCGCAATGCACTCAAATCACCCTGTACTTCGCCAAGGGACTTCAGCGATGCCAACCCCTGCCGTGCATCGCTGGCCTGCCCTTGGGCCTGGTCGGACTCGACCTTGATGTTGCGCGCCTTGTCTTCCGCCAGATCGGCCACAGACTGGGCATCACGGGCCTTCTCCTGCAGCGAGCGGGCTTTCTGCTCGGCCTGGTCTGCATTGCGCTGGGCCTGCTGTTGCTGAAGCTGGGCCCAGACAACACTGCCAAGCGACTGCATACCGGAAGTAGCCGTAACTGACATGTCCTTAAAGGCTTGAGTTAGCCCCCTCCGAATCAGGCAGTGACGTTGATGACACTACCCGTTTTCTGCCCTTCGGCATTGGTGACCGCTTTGGGTGCTTCTTCCTTGCGCTCGACCTGCTCCTCTTGCCGTGGCTCACGACGCTCAGCCTGTTGTACCTGCTGAGACTGACTGGCGGCACCCGTATAAGCACTGATATTGGAAGTTACCGATTTGATGTCCATAAATCCTCCTGAGCAAACACTTCTAATCTGACTTTACACCATCCGTTCAGATCTTCCAGCAGAATTTCTCGGGTCGGAAGCAATCAGGCATGTACGAATACAAACACCGCATCAGTTAGCCCTGCGTCTTCTCAAGCACGGCCAGAAGCTTGAGCGCCCGCTCCCGATTTTTTGCAATCGCGGCAGCCTTTTCTTCAACACTGGCACTTTCAGCCAGCGATGCCTGCACCAGCAGTTGATGCGGAGTCAATCCACCCATTGCAGCCTCAAGCATGCGGTCGACCTGTGCATCAAGATCTTCTTCAGGCAAAACTGATCCGGTTTCTGTCGGATGATTCATCTATTTAATCTTTTTATTGCTTGCACCATGAAAAAAGCCCCGCAAGTTTCGCGGGGCCCTGCTATTCGGGGAACCCGAGAATTTCTTACTTGGATTTCTTGGTCACGGCAGCGATGTTTGCCTGGGCAGCATCGGCAAACTGCTTGGCCATCGAATTCATGTTGCCAAAAGCAGAGTTGGCAGCAGCAATGGCGTTCTGGATGGCAGCAACGGCGCTTTCCGAACCAGCCGGAGCAGACTTGGAAGCCAGCTCAACCATGCCAGCTACGGACTTCTGGAAGTCACCGAACTGAGCTTCAACCATCTTGGCCAGTTCCTGCTGGGTTTGTTGCGTAATTTCATAAACCGAACGCGAATAGGCAACAGCCTTTTCAACAGCCGGTTGAGCCAGCGAAGACTGGACTGCCAGGGCTTCTTTCGGATCCTTGGCGCTGAGAACCGACTTCACGCCGGATGCAGCATCTTCCAGCGTAGCGCGAGCGGCGTTCAGATTCAGGGCAGCAATACGCTCGGCAGAAGCCAGGGCGGTATTGGCAACAGACAGCAGGGAATCAACGGTAGCCTTGTTGGCAGCAGCGAATTGCTCGGTATTGATCGACATGAATAGTCTCCAGAAAGAGGATTGGTTTAGTTCGGGTGTAAGTATAAACCACATTCCGAACAAATTGTGCACCGCAGCAATTAATCTGGAAATACCAGGTGAAGCGCGATAAAAGCTGTGCCTATTGCAAACAATCCTCTCTGTATCTGTTCCTTGTTTTGCCCAGGAACGAAAATCAGCGAATCAACTGAGGCAAAGCAATATGACAACCATGGCAATGGCAGCAAGTGACGCTCCTTCCGGAGCAGAATACAAAGAACGCATTCCCGGCAACAAGGGAATCTGGGTTGGCATTACCTGTGAATTCGTCGAATTCGTCGTGTTGTTTGTCGTCTATTTCGTCGCACGCGCTCACTTTCCTGAATCGTTCGAACAAGGTGCCGAAAAGCTCTCGCGGCTTTCCGGGACAGTCATCACGCTATTGATGGTAACCAGCAGTTTCTTCATCGCCTGCTCGGTAGCCAGCATGCGGGCCGGTCATCAACGCCGGTCTCTTTACTGGTTAGTCGCTGGGCTCGTCATGGCGCTCGGCTATCCAATCGCAAAATACTTCGAAATCCAATGGAATCTCGCCCATGGCATCAATGGCGAATCCGGCATTTTCTTTACGGTCTACTACTACCTGACGTTCAATCATCTGGTTCACGCCACCTGGGGCATTCTTGGCATCTTGTGGGTGCTCGCCCGTCATTTGGCGGGAGGATACTCAACAGACGATTACGCGGGTCTTGAGGCACTCGCCTGTTATTGGCACGCCACCGACATCATCTGGCTTGTCATCTTTCCATTCTTCTACGTACTCGCCTGAAAATGACTACCAAGCAAACCCCTTCTTCGTCCATCACGCCCCTGTTTTATGCCTGGTCCACCCTGGTTGGACTGACATTGCTCAGTCCTTTTCTCGGGCAATGGCTGCATGGTGCCGCCTGGCTGCAACTTCTGGTCGCTGCCATCATTGGCGTGAAAGGCTGGTTAATTGCACATCACTTCATTGAAACCGAACTGGCTCACCCGTTCATCCGGCGAGTCATGGGCGCATTCATCGCCTTCACCCCTATCGCACTTCTGCTGACGATATTTTGGGGGCGCCAGTTTGCAAGCTGGGCAACACTTTGACGCTTGAAATCAGGCAAGAGTTGCCCGCCCTTCCCCGGCAAAGCTCAGAGTTGAGCTGAAATCAGTCGCCCCAATGTAGCAATTGCAGCCTGCTGCTGCACGGAGTCGGGGTAGCCGTAATTGAGGCGAATGCAGTTGGCAAACTCGCGCTTGGCAGAAAAAATCGGGCCGGGCGCGATGCTGATCCCTTGATCCAGAGCCATCTTGTGCAATTTCAATGCATCGACTTGATCAGGCAAGCCGATCCACATGAAATAGCCACCAACAGGCCGAGCCAGTTTGCTTTCAGGTGGAAAATAACGCTCAACGGCATCGATCAAAACCGACTCCTGAACTGCCAACTGCTGCCGCAAGCGACGTAAATGGTGATCATAGCCACCATTTTTCAGGAAATCGGCCATGGCAATCTGCACAGGAATCGTCGTGGCCAATGTGGTCGACAGCTTCAAGCGAACGATTTTTTCCGTATAACGCCCGGCAGCCACCCAGCCGATCCGGTAACCGGGTGCCAGGCATTTTGAAAAAGACGAAACATGCATGACATGGTCGGTCCTGGCTTCCGATTTGCTGCATAAAGGAGCTTGTGAGCCAAAGTACAACTCACCGTAAACATCATCCTCGATGAGCGGCACATCGTACCGGCCGAGCAGATCGATCAGGTATTTCTTTCGCGCATCGGAAACCAGACTGCCGGTTGGATTTGCGAAATTAAGCATCAACAAACAGGCCTTGATCGGATAGCGACGCAAGGCATCCTCCAAAGCCTCCAAACTGATGCCTTCACGCGGGTGCGAGGGAATTTCGATCACTTTCAGGCCCAGGCGCTCGCTGGCCTGCAAGCCGGCATAAAAAGTAGGTGACTCGATGGCAATCAGGTCGCCCGGCGACGTCGCTGCCTGCAGGCAGAGATTCAGCCCTTCCATAGCACCGGACGTGATGACAATTTCATCCGTCGGTACAACAGCACCGCGCGACAAATAACGCAGCACGATCTGGCGACGTAATTCCTCATTTCCGGGCGGCAAGTCGGTCACCGTGGAAATCGGATCAAATTTGCGTGCAGCCTGGCCCAGGAAGCGACCTAATTTATCCAGCGGAAACAAATAGGGACTCGGAAAACTGGAGCCAAGCGGAACCACGGAAGGGTTCTTGACGCTGTTCAGTATCTGGAAAATGAAATCGCTCACCTGCAACTCAGTCGAGTTGCTTACGGGATGACTCATTTCGGGTTCGTGCAGGCGCTGCCCAAGACGGGCGCGCACGAAATAACCGGACTTCGGTCGCGCCTCAATCAGGCCACGACTTTCCAGCAAATAATAAGCCTGCGTGACTGTGACAGGGCTGACATTGCGCGATTTACAGACCTGGCGAACCGAAGGCAGGCGATCACCGGCCATCAATACGCCATCGCTGATCAATTTTTCTGTTTCAAATGCGAGGCTTTGATAAAGACCCATCGGCTCACTCAAGGAAAACAAGGTGCAGCGGCTCTCTGCAGGATATGCGGTGAATCAGGCGAGCATAGTGACACACGCCCACATATCTTTCCCTCTGCTGAGGGAAAAAAGAGACCGGAAGGCGGGGGACTGCCAGGAGATAGGCACACCTTCCGGTCGAAGACAGCAAATGATCAATAAACGTCGTGTTGCGTGTTATAGACGTTGAACTTGCCAGTTGGCGTCACCAGTCGTTTATCCTTGATGACCGCCTTGACCTTGCGTGTTTTGTCATCGATCACAACGATGGCCGAGGGTTCAACCTTGTTGCCGGTCCAGACCGAATACCAGATTTCATCGCCATTCTGGTTGTACTCGCCCTGAACAACCCGCTGGATGCCCTTGGTTTTACCGAGATTCGCAGCAGCGGCCACATCGATGATTTCCGGCTTTGGATCAGGCTGACCCAGTTCAGAAATCTTGTAGACAGTGACCGATCCGGCCAGCTTTGAATCAGGATTGAGCGGTGAGTCAGCCCACAGGTTGTCCGACTTCGGATGCGTTTTGACAAACAACGAATTGGCCCCGTGGTTTTTCAACTCCTGCACGACCTTCCAGGCATGCTGCGGATTCTTCTCGGGGTCGGTGCCGATCAACGTGATGACATCAGCCCCAAGGTGAGAAGTCGCCCAGACCGGACCAAATTTTGGGTGCACGATATTGGCGCCACGCCCCGGATGAGGAATTTTTGCGGTGTCGACCAACGCAGTAAACTTGCCTTCCTTGACGTCGACCACGGCAATCTTGTTCGAAGCATTGGCCGCTACCATGAAATATCGCTGCGTCGAATCGTAACCACCATCGTGCAGGAATTTGGCGGTATTGATCGTCACCTCCTTGAGGTTGGTCAGATCGGAATAATCGACCATCTTGACCATGCCGGTTTCCTTCACGCTGACCAGGAATTCGGGCTTGGTCGTTGAAGCAACGATGGAAGCAACACGAGGCTCCTGATGATAATCACCATCGACAGTGACGCCCCGGGTCGAAATATTCTTCAAGGGCTCCAGCGTCAGGCCATCAAGAATGGTGTACTGCGGCGGCCAATAAGATCCGACGATGGCGTACTTGTCCTCGTACCCCTTGGCTTTTGACGTTTCAACCGAGCGCGACTCCAGGCCGGCCTTGATGGTGGCGACCACAGTCGGTTTTTCGTACCACAGGTCAATCATGTCCAGACGGCCATCACGGCCGACGACGTGGATGTAACGACCGGACAGCGACATCCGCGAAATATGCACGGCATAACCTGTCTTGACGATGCCCCAGATCTTCTTGGTATCCCCGTCGATCAAAGCCACTTCCCCGGCATCACGCAAGGTCACCGAGAAAATGTTGTTCAGATTGACCTTGTTCATCTTGCGGGTCGGACGCTGGTCAACCGGCACATGCAACTTCCATGAGGCGCGCATATCCTTCAGTCCCCACTCCGGCGGAGAATCGGGTGCGGTCTGGATGTAAGCGGCCATATTCCTGATTTCATCCTTGCTCAGGATGTCGTCAAAATTCGGCATGCCGCCTTCGGTGCCATAGCCAATGATCTTCTCAAGACGAGATTGACCCAGCTTGATCGTCCCGCCTTCGATCTGGCGCCCATCGGCCTCTTTCTTGGCCCAGCTGGGTTCAAGATTTTTACCGGTAGCGCCTTTGCGCAACATACCGTGGCAACCCGCGCAACGCTCAAAGTAGATTTTGGCGCTGGCTGCCTTTGCCTCGTCGGACAATCCGGAAACATCGGCGGCAAAAGCCGATGAAACCATGAGTGGGAGACTTAACAGCCCCCAGGTTGATGAAAGTAATTTATGCATTTTCAGTCCCTCTGTGATGAAAAACAGGACTGTTGGGAATCAATTCGGCGCCTGCTTCGGACGTTTTTTTGTTGCGGCAATTGGACCATGCAGCGCAACAGCTCAATCAACACAGATCAACCGATTTCCGATAGAAGCAGTTTGCTGCCATCCGCCGTGTCGCAAGCAAAGAAAAGCATCTGCCCTCCTTTGCCCCGCAGCATCTCACCCGGGAATCAAGCGCAACACGGCAATCTCCGAAGGCGCACCAAAACGCTTTGGTGGCCCCCAGTAGCCGGTTCCCCGACTGGTATAGACCGCCAAGCGACCCAGTCGATGCAAGCCCGCCGTAAAAGGCTGCTGCAAGGGCACGAAATGATTCCAGGGCCAGAACTGGCCACCATGCGTATGGCCGGAAAGTTGCAAGTCGAAACCGGCTGCAGCGGCTGCACGAGCCGAACGGGGCTGATGGGCGAGCAAGACACGCAGCAAGCCGGGAGGACTACCGGCAAGCGCAGCCACCGGATCGCTGGCCTGGCTGGCATCAAAAGCAGCCGCGGAATAATCGCTGACCCCAGCCAGAATGAAGCGTGCGCCATCACGTTCGATAACAAGGTGACGGTTATCCAGGTTGTGCAGTCCAATACGTTCAAACTCACGCATCCACGCCGTGGCCCCCGCGTAATACTCATGGTTGCCGCTCACCACATAAGTACCGTAGCGACTGCGCAGATCGCCAAGCGGTGCGGTATCGGCATGCAGTTCCTCGACACTGCCATCAACCACGTCACCCGTAATTGCGACCAGGTCGGCATCGAGCTGATTGACGCGGTCGACGATCGCCTGAACATAATTTTGCTTGATTGTCGGACCGACATGAATATCGCTGAGCTGCACAATGGTCACCCCGACCAGCGCCTCGGGAAGCCCGGCCAACGGGATATCAACCCGTACCACACGGGCGACGCGACGCGCATTGATGTAGCCGAGCAAGGAAAACAGGCCGGCCAGTACAAGCACGCCAAGCGCACTCGGAGCCACCGGCACATCAACCCATAAAGCTGCGATATCGCGCAGCACGGTCAACACCAGCACCGAGGAAAAAAGTCCCATTGCCAGACCACCCAAGCCACTGAGCCGATCAGCCAAGGCCTGACGGTCGACGATGAAACGGGCCAGTAAACCAAGAGGAACGAGGCAGGTCGAAATCACCAGTCCGGCAATCGCCAATATCAAGCCTGGGCGGCTCAGTTCAAGCGGTGGCAGCAATCGCCAGCCGATATAGGCATGCAGACCCGCGACCAGCGGTAAAAGACGCCAGAGCGTCCGTTTCAACCGGACGGTCAGTACGGAGTCAGGCTTTTCCGAACGAGGTAGTGCTTGGCTATGGGGCATGGCGTTTCGCTGCGTGTGCATACTTCGGGGGAAACCGCCCGGCCCAAGCCAGGCGGCACATGCGATCAGGTGGGGTCTGCCGGCTTGTCCGCAACATTGCCGGAAACATCGGGCTTGCCTGTCGCGCAGCAGCTACTCCAGCGGCCACCGAAGCGACTCTTCAGTTGCTGACGCTCTTCTGGCGTCATCTTTTCCCAGCGTTCCCGACGTTCACGCCAATGGCCATGGCAGCCACCGCGCAGACCGCCAAACAAAATCCGGCTCAACACCAGCACGCCAAGCGCTTGCCAGTAGCCGATCGGCGAGACGCCAAGAAAAATATCGGGCAACAGGCAGTTCCACAGTTGCATGACAATCCAGGTAACGGCAGCGATCCCGGCGACGGCCATCAGGCCGATCTTGAGACAGCGCGAAACACAGTCGGATTTTTCAGTAGAGCATTGCATCATGGTGATTCCTCGTTCAGGGTTGTTCGTCGTAAAGGGGGCGGAGGCGTTCGCGCAAGTGCAGAACGGCCTGTCGCTTCCAGCCCAGCAGGGTGTTCATGGAAGTACCGCTTTCTGCTGCCATTTCCTTGAAGCTCCGCCCATCGAGTTCGTGGGCAATGAACACATCGCGCGGCCCGACAGGCAATTCGTCGAGTGCAGCCGCAATCGCATCCAGCCACAAACCGCGCAAATATGCCGCTTCCGGGCCGCCGTCATCGGCCGGCAAGGCCTTATCCAGCCAATCAGCAGCATCGTCATCCTCAGCCCAGGCAATCGGCAAAGGCTCCTCGCGCCGCTTGCGAAAGCGGTCGACGATGCGATTGCGCGCCACCCGGAACAGCCATGCACCGACTTGCTCGATCGGCTCAGGCAAACGCCAGGCCTCAACCAGTTCGAAAAAGACATCCTGCAGGATGTCCTCAGCCTCACCCGGATCAGGCACCCGCTGACGAATAAAACTGCCCAGCCGCCCGCTTTCGCGGGCAACGGTTTCAGTCAGGCGGCGGTTTTGCTCAGCCATCAGGCGGTTCTTTTCGTAAAGCGGTGGCAGGGAAAGCAATGTGTCCATGCCTGGGTAGACGAACGAGAAATACAAATATTGCGGGAAACTGAAAAATAATTGGCATTACGACGCATGCCGCAGATCAGACAAGCATCAGGTCTCGCCGAATCGAGAACAACAAAAAACCCGCAGAGCCTGAGCCATGCGGGTTTGAAGTTGGTTTTAACTGGTGCGAGCGGAGGGTTTCGAACCCCCGACCCCCGCCGTGTGAAGGCGATGCTCTACCCCTGAGCTACGCTCGCAAAGCGTTAAAAGCGGGTACCTGAAACTCTTCTGCTTGTTGATTCATGGCAAACATGATCAAACAAGCTGATACAGCAATTCAAGAGCCGCGCATTTAAACATAAGTCAGTCAGCGCGTCAAACCACGCTCGGCTAGAATAACGGTCTTTGCATCCGTATAGATCACGCCCCTCATGAAGCCTGTCCGCACCCGTTTTGCCCCCAGCCCCACCGGTTACCTGCACATCGGCGGCGCCCGTACCGCCCTCTTCTCCTGGGCCTTTGCCCGTCGCCACGGCGGCACTTTCGTATTGCGCATCGAGGACACCGACGTTGCACGCTCGACGCCGGAAGCCGTACAAGCAATCATCGACGGCATGAACTGGCTGGGCCTGGAACATGACGAAGGTCCGTTCTACCAGATGCAGCGCATGGAGCGTTACAAGGAAGCCATCCAGCAAATGTTGGCCAACGGCACCGCTTATTATTGCTACACGACGCGCGAAGAACTCGACGCGCTGCGTGCCGAGCAGGAAGCGAAGAAGGAAAAGCCGCGCTACGACGGCCGCTGGCGTCCGGAAGCCGGCAAAATCCTGCCGACGCCGCCGGCCAACATCCCGCCGGTGATCCGCTTCAAGAATCCGAAGGACGGCGTCGTCGCCTGGGACGACCAGGTCAAGGGCCGCATCGAGATCGCCAACGGCGAGCTCGACGACCTGATCATTGCCCGTGCCGATGGCACGCCGACCTATAACTTCTGCGTCTGCGTCGACGACTGGGACATGGGCATCACCCACGTCATCCGCGGCGACGACCACGTCAACAACACGCCGCGCCAGATCAACATCCTCGCCGCGCTGGGTGCCGAAGTGCCGCAATACGCCCATCTCTCGATGATCCTCGGTGACGACGGCGCCAAGCTGTCGAAGCGTCATGGCGCCGTCTCGGTCATGCAGTACGACGAAGACGGTTTCCTGACCGAAGCAGTCATCAATTACCTGGCCCGCCTCGGCTGGTCGCACGGCGACGATGAGGTCTTCTCGCGCCAGCAGTTCGTCGAATGGTTCGATCTTGACCACATCACCGCCTCGGCCGCCCAGTTCAATACCGAAAAACTGCTGTGGCTGAACCAGCATTACATGAAGCAGCTGCCGGCTGCCGAACTGGCCGCCAAGGTCAAACCTCGCCTGGCAGCGCGCGGTATCAATACCGACGCCGGCCCCAGCCTTGAAAATGCCGTTGCTTTGTATGTCGACCGCAGCAATACGCTGAATGTGCTGGCCGATGCGGTCGAAGTCTTCTACACGACAGTCACGCCGAACCCTGAGCTGCTCGCACAACACCTGAGCGACGAGGCTCGCCCAGCACTGGTCGATTTCGCAGCCGGCATTGCCAACGTTGCCTGGGAGGCTCCGGCGATCAATGCGCTGATCAAGGAAACTGTCGCCAAACATGGCCTGAAAATGCCAAAGCTGGCGATGCCCTTGCGCGTTTTGCTAACGGGTCAGGCTCAAACGCCTTCGGTTGATGCAGTCATTGTGCTGATCGGGCGCGATAAAGTTATCAGCCTTCTTGGGGGCAATCTCTAAAAAACGCAAAAAGCCCTTTACAAGGCGTAAAACGCTCCCTATAATGCGGCCTTCTTTCGCGGCGGGGGTATAGCTCAGCTGGGAGAGCGCTTGCATGGCATGCAAGAGGTCCGCGGTTCGATCCCGCGTACCTCCACCAAAAAGCGCGAAAGAAAGCTAGTCCGGGTCCCCATCGTCTAGAGGCCTAGGACACCGCCCTTTCACGGCGGTAACCGGGGTTCGAATCCCCGTGGGGACGCCAAGAATTTGGCAGTGTGCAGTTTAGTAGTGTGGAGTGGTAGTTCAGTTGGTTAGAATACCGGCCTGTCACGCCGGGGGTCGCGGGTTCGAGTCCCGTCCACTCCGCCAACGTTTTAGAGGTTCTGAATTAGTTTTCAGAGTCTTGGGTGAAAACCCGAAGTCGTTCGGTTATCTCTCCAAATGGGGGTATAGCTCAGCTGGGAGAGCGCTTGCATGGCATGCAAGAGGTCCGCGGTTCGATCCCGCGTACCTCCACCAGATGCTGAACGAGCAGTTGTTGTAGTTAGTCCGGGTCCCCATCGTCTAGAGGCCTAGGACACCGCCCTTTCACGGCGGTAACCGGGGTTCGAATCCCCGTGGGGACGCCAAGAATTTGGCAGTGTGCAGTTTAGTAGTGTGGAGTGGTAGTTCAGTTGGTTAGAATACCGGCCTGTCACGCCGGGGGTCGCGGGTTCGAGTCCCGTCCACTCCGCCAACAAATAAATAAACCAGCTACGGCTGGTTTTTTTATTTCCCGCTCACGATCAGGGGTGTTCAGCCTTAGCCCGGTATAATCACCGGTTTGGTTGCCCCGTTGTGCCAGGAGCCTCAGTCTATGCAGGACCGTACTTTTCTGTCGCTTCTCCGCCGCTTGACCGGCGCCTCGCTTGGCTTGGCGATACTTGTTTCAGCACAGCCAGCCCAGGCTGAATCCGCCTTCAGACTCCCCCTGATATCGCTGATCATGCCCGGCTTGAACAGCGAACCGGAAGCCCCCACGCCGGAAGCCGCTCTAACCGTTCACGAACTGCCTGCTGCCTACCCATTCCCGCAAAACATCGACCTGACCAGCCAACCCAACGATTTGTGGATACGGATCCGCAATGGCTTCGCCATGGCCGATCTGAACGACGACCTGACCCTGCATTACCAGCAGTATTACCAGAACCGCCCTGACGCGCTGCGCCGCATGGTTGAGCGTAGCCGGCCGATCATGCATCACATCGTCGAGGAACTGGAGGCGCGCGGCATGCCGACCGAACTGGCACTGCTGCCGATGGTAGAAA
The sequence above is drawn from the Dechloromonas sp. TW-R-39-2 genome and encodes:
- a CDS encoding dihydrofolate reductase, coding for MLGLDGWLPWDIPEELAFFERTVAGAALVIGRLTYESMDVVPEDSFIVTRQTNLRLRPGCTRVNSVEEGLLTAAATGKPVFVIGGASVYAAAWPYCQRFYLTRIDRPFDGDTLFPASIPLEDWALVSNLAQTYRERKSNTDVLCRFLQYEQQKPRIPVIQDCNSAEAKSESA
- a CDS encoding dihydroneopterin aldolase — its product is MLANHWCASVDATIQLRTGCNPLEKHGPQAVVVHADAWAPIDAVANPHDIRQVVDYEVIFLAIRRLEENAHCECLESSILEVMDAIFSIAIVTSAFISIHKPHVYNGQGTPAISLSMTREQWAKMRS
- a CDS encoding phasin family protein is translated as MSINTEQFAAANKATVDSLLSVANTALASAERIAALNLNAARATLEDAASGVKSVLSAKDPKEALAVQSSLAQPAVEKAVAYSRSVYEITQQTQQELAKMVEAQFGDFQKSVAGMVELASKSAPAGSESAVAAIQNAIAAANSAFGNMNSMAKQFADAAQANIAAVTKKSK
- a CDS encoding cytochrome c oxidase subunit 3 family protein, coding for MTTMAMAASDAPSGAEYKERIPGNKGIWVGITCEFVEFVVLFVVYFVARAHFPESFEQGAEKLSRLSGTVITLLMVTSSFFIACSVASMRAGHQRRSLYWLVAGLVMALGYPIAKYFEIQWNLAHGINGESGIFFTVYYYLTFNHLVHATWGILGILWVLARHLAGGYSTDDYAGLEALACYWHATDIIWLVIFPFFYVLA
- a CDS encoding PLP-dependent aminotransferase family protein, which encodes MGLYQSLAFETEKLISDGVLMAGDRLPSVRQVCKSRNVSPVTVTQAYYLLESRGLIEARPKSGYFVRARLGQRLHEPEMSHPVSNSTELQVSDFIFQILNSVKNPSVVPLGSSFPSPYLFPLDKLGRFLGQAARKFDPISTVTDLPPGNEELRRQIVLRYLSRGAVVPTDEIVITSGAMEGLNLCLQAATSPGDLIAIESPTFYAGLQASERLGLKVIEIPSHPREGISLEALEDALRRYPIKACLLMLNFANPTGSLVSDARKKYLIDLLGRYDVPLIEDDVYGELYFGSQAPLCSKSEARTDHVMHVSSFSKCLAPGYRIGWVAAGRYTEKIVRLKLSTTLATTIPVQIAMADFLKNGGYDHHLRRLRQQLAVQESVLIDAVERYFPPESKLARPVGGYFMWIGLPDQVDALKLHKMALDQGISIAPGPIFSAKREFANCIRLNYGYPDSVQQQAAIATLGRLISAQL
- a CDS encoding cytochrome D1 domain-containing protein, producing MHKLLSSTWGLLSLPLMVSSAFAADVSGLSDEAKAASAKIYFERCAGCHGMLRKGATGKNLEPSWAKKEADGRQIEGGTIKLGQSRLEKIIGYGTEGGMPNFDDILSKDEIRNMAAYIQTAPDSPPEWGLKDMRASWKLHVPVDQRPTRKMNKVNLNNIFSVTLRDAGEVALIDGDTKKIWGIVKTGYAVHISRMSLSGRYIHVVGRDGRLDMIDLWYEKPTVVATIKAGLESRSVETSKAKGYEDKYAIVGSYWPPQYTILDGLTLEPLKNISTRGVTVDGDYHQEPRVASIVASTTKPEFLVSVKETGMVKMVDYSDLTNLKEVTINTAKFLHDGGYDSTQRYFMVAANASNKIAVVDVKEGKFTALVDTAKIPHPGRGANIVHPKFGPVWATSHLGADVITLIGTDPEKNPQHAWKVVQELKNHGANSLFVKTHPKSDNLWADSPLNPDSKLAGSVTVYKISELGQPDPKPEIIDVAAAANLGKTKGIQRVVQGEYNQNGDEIWYSVWTGNKVEPSAIVVIDDKTRKVKAVIKDKRLVTPTGKFNVYNTQHDVY
- a CDS encoding metallophosphoesterase, translated to MPHSQALPRSEKPDSVLTVRLKRTLWRLLPLVAGLHAYIGWRLLPPLELSRPGLILAIAGLVISTCLVPLGLLARFIVDRQALADRLSGLGGLAMGLFSSVLVLTVLRDIAALWVDVPVAPSALGVLVLAGLFSLLGYINARRVARVVRVDIPLAGLPEALVGVTIVQLSDIHVGPTIKQNYVQAIVDRVNQLDADLVAITGDVVDGSVEELHADTAPLGDLRSRYGTYVVSGNHEYYAGATAWMREFERIGLHNLDNRHLVIERDGARFILAGVSDYSAAAFDASQASDPVAALAGSPPGLLRVLLAHQPRSARAAAAAGFDLQLSGHTHGGQFWPWNHFVPLQQPFTAGLHRLGRLAVYTSRGTGYWGPPKRFGAPSEIAVLRLIPG
- a CDS encoding RNA polymerase sigma factor, whose protein sequence is MDTLLSLPPLYEKNRLMAEQNRRLTETVARESGRLGSFIRQRVPDPGEAEDILQDVFFELVEAWRLPEPIEQVGAWLFRVARNRIVDRFRKRREEPLPIAWAEDDDAADWLDKALPADDGGPEAAYLRGLWLDAIAAALDELPVGPRDVFIAHELDGRSFKEMAAESGTSMNTLLGWKRQAVLHLRERLRPLYDEQP
- the gltX gene encoding glutamate--tRNA ligase, producing MKPVRTRFAPSPTGYLHIGGARTALFSWAFARRHGGTFVLRIEDTDVARSTPEAVQAIIDGMNWLGLEHDEGPFYQMQRMERYKEAIQQMLANGTAYYCYTTREELDALRAEQEAKKEKPRYDGRWRPEAGKILPTPPANIPPVIRFKNPKDGVVAWDDQVKGRIEIANGELDDLIIARADGTPTYNFCVCVDDWDMGITHVIRGDDHVNNTPRQINILAALGAEVPQYAHLSMILGDDGAKLSKRHGAVSVMQYDEDGFLTEAVINYLARLGWSHGDDEVFSRQQFVEWFDLDHITASAAQFNTEKLLWLNQHYMKQLPAAELAAKVKPRLAARGINTDAGPSLENAVALYVDRSNTLNVLADAVEVFYTTVTPNPELLAQHLSDEARPALVDFAAGIANVAWEAPAINALIKETVAKHGLKMPKLAMPLRVLLTGQAQTPSVDAVIVLIGRDKVISLLGGNL